One genomic segment of Hemiscyllium ocellatum isolate sHemOce1 chromosome 49, sHemOce1.pat.X.cur, whole genome shotgun sequence includes these proteins:
- the LOC132837177 gene encoding histone H2B-like — MAEEKKVQQPSKKSAKKAVKRVQEKGGRKRRWSRKESYSIYIYKVMKQVHPDTGISSKTMSIMNSFVNDIFERIAGEASRLAHYNKRSTISSREIQTAVRLLLPGELAKHAVSEGTKAVTKNISSK; from the coding sequence ATGGCTGAGGAAAAGAAAGTGCAGCAACCCTCCAAGAAGAGTGCTAAGAAAGCAGTGAAGAGGGTGCAAGAGAAGGGCGGTAGGAAGCGAAGGTGGTCCAGGAAAGAAAGTTACTCCATCTACATCTACAAAGTGATGAAGCAGGTTCACcccgacaccggcatctcctccAAGACCATGAGCATCATGAACTCGTTCGTCAACGATATTTTCGAGCGCATCGCGGGGGAGGCTTCCCGCCTGGCCCATTACAACAAGCGCAGCACCATCAGCTCCCGGGAGATCCAGACCGCCGTGcggctgctgctgcctggggagCTGGCCAAGCACGCCGTGTCGGAGGGCACAAAGGCGGTGACCAAGAACATCAGCTCCAAGTGA